CACAATACCTGCTTGCAACATTAAACGAGACAAATGAATGAAAATAGAAATGAAGTCGGCCTTCTTCATCTTGGCACTTTGCACCATGCCCAGCATCAACACCTCGACCTTTGCGCAAAATTATCTCAAGTGCGGGACTCCCCATGGTTGACCATGAAGGGGAAACCACATTAACATCCTCAATATCCTCCCACAGGAAGAAAAACTTTGTTTTATGACCAAACAAATTTGCATAAAATCCAACAATTCTGGCAGACAGAAAGATCCGCCCCTGCAGTAGCAGTACAAAAAATAAGTGGTATGCTAGATATTCACCCCTAAAAGTTGAAGATCAAATACTTAAAAACTGTGTTTATGAAAAAACAATTAAAATGCAAGAGAGGAGGAGAAACTATGCAAACATGTCCAAACTAGTAGAAAAATGAAGCCATCTGGTCTATTTATATGGGTTCAGTTACAATTTATAGTATAACTGTCTGTTAACAGCATATGAATGCTACTTAGCAAAGCATTCCGGTAATTTGAGAAGGACTAAACATCACAGAGTTGGAAGCTTCTAGACGTCAGTTGAACATAGAGTACttgctttctttatttttcttgctTTGCTTAATTTCTTTGTGCCCCCTCCccacccctccaaaaaaaaaaaaaaaaaaacccacacACACTATTCCCCTTAAGTTGTGAACAAGCTAACTGTATCAGTTCACTATTAAAAGAATTTGGTATCATTTTAATGAGTTGAAACAACAATCAAAGATCACATATAACTTAGAAGTTGAAACAGAATACTGTAGCATATACTCTACTGAAACCTGTAATGGCATCTTTCTTTTGAGGGAGCAAGAATAGTCATTGATGAGAAATTCTTCTGGAGGCAGTCCAAAAAGTTTCTGAAATGTTGAGTTCTTGTGTGGCGACCGAAGGTTTAACTGCCAAACATATTAGTTGGTTTTAGACTACTCCTAGTGCTTAACAATGTGAAACAATTAGGAGTGAAAAGAGAACATATAAACTTACCTTCTTTCCAACTTCTTTTTCCATCTTTGTTAGATAGTCTCGGATAGTTTCAACTCCGTTGTTATTGTCCAAAAAAATCCTTAAGTGCAACTTTGATTGTGAAGATTGAGCAATCCTCCCCTCCAGAGGAACCCAAATATCTGCCAATTCTTCAGAAGTGTGTTTTAGGAAATTGATTTCTGCATGTCCAAGTGATGAAGCTTGATCAAATGGACCATCAAAATCAAAAACTTCCACATCTAGCACTGAAGGTGGTTCTTCTGCAGCATCAAACTCTAGTATCTCTGCAGAAGTATCAGGTAAGCATACGACCTTAACAACAACTAATGGAAAAGGAAGAAAATGAGAATAAAAAGCACACCACTCCACTGAGGGTCAAGCGTTTGAAGCTGGACGGAGCTAGTTCTTGTTTTGCCATTGCATGTAAAGACCACATATGGATCTGGGAAATCTGTTGGGTCCAAAGAAGCTAAGTTCATTCCCTCAATCAAAGCTACAGTCAATACCCATCCATCACCTTGTGCTTTGACACCATGATCATTTCCTGTCAAAACCAAAATCTGTAAGTGTAACTATGCACAAACCATTTTGTGCATCAAACAACAAAAGTTAGTCAAAGAAAGAAATGATAGGACATATTTATAAAGACCTCTTCGCAGCCTAGCTTCTACAAAACGTGAAACCATGTAATATACCCGCTCCAATTGAAGGACTAATATCCCACTGGTGATAATTTCTCCAATACTATCGGGCAAATCAAAACCATGAGCCTCCAGTCCTTGTAATTTGGTAGGTTCACTTAATAAAATGTGCGCAAAGGCATACAAAATCATGAATATAGTGGATACTACTGTAATATTCCAAAAGTACGCCTTTGCCATTTCCCAATCTGACTGCTGTTCAGTCTGCAAAGACGCCAAAACTCGATCCTTCTCGAAGACAGACCTCGCAGTTGTTACTTTCAATTTGCGAGCTAACGCCTCCGCAAACTGGTCAAAGCTCTCTTTCAATCCTTGCCGAGCTCCTCCTTCAATCATTGATTTCATCATAGTGTTCTGGTTGAAGTTAATGGACCAGGATACAACCAAACGTGTGGATTCTCCACCAGAAGATTCCTGTTGGCCAGGCATTATCTTGTAAAGCAACTCAATCTTGAAGGTACTCCCATATGGAGCGTCAGGGGTACTTACAGTGACAAAAACAGAAAATTCTTTTCCATCAGCCTTAATATATGTTTGCTCCTCTGTGGCTTGAACAGCCTTAACCAATTTACTTGCTGCTTTAATATAGGTGACAACTCTTGTTACACACATGTCATCTGATTTCCACGTCCAAGGACCCTCTTGAACATCTGTTGTACCCTGAAACTCTGCCAGATCCTTCCTGAACTGCGAATCAGGAGCAAAAAGAAGCACGTTGAGATCTTTTGAAGTCACAATATATGTCTGGTCTAGCAGGACTCCACCCTGCAGGTCACCTGGCATTTCTTTATCTTCACTGGTTGGCCTCATTCGTTCAATCAATTCTTCAAAGTTATGGCTGACCGGAGGCTCCTCTCTCGGACAGTCTTCATAGTCAGATGTGATGGTGGATATGTCAGAAGAATCATCCTTCTTTGATTCTTCCTCATCACTTTTCTTGGCTTCTTCATTCTTGCCAAAAAGCTTCTCAAAATGGCAAGCAATGTTCTTTATTAAATGTTTCCCTTCTGACATTTTCTTGGTATGAGCTGCAAAGCCATGGAAATCTTGAGAAGAAATGTTTGTCACTTCAATTTCTTTAGAAGTCTCATTTGTTGGATTTACATGAGAGACATGGTTAGTAGATAGATCTTTGCCCTTCCCATGTAAAGAAACAGTAAGAAGAATTTTCCCTGCATTGGTAATGAGAAACATTTGCTCAAAATCCAAATTAAGGAAAATAAAGAGCACCAAACGAATAGACAGTTTTAATATTCACAGAAAGATTTGGGGTTTTATCTACGTCTGTAATGCATTGTATGTCCCATTCTTCTACGCTTTCCTGGAAGTCGATGACTATTTATAGCTATTACCTTGACACCAAAGAAGAGTTCAACCCAATGCTTTATTTCTGTCCTAGCTGATCATGATCCGACATTAGAAATATATTCATTTTCCCCCAATAACCGAATACTCTTTCTGTAAAAACTGCATAATACTAATAAGATGCCAGTAAAAATACGGAACCCCTTTTAAACTACTAGAAATAAATGTTCTTTTGTCTAATGAAATTACAAACTGTAAGCTTCTTTATCATTCTCTAGAGAATTAGTACAAGAACAATGTATACAGGGAGAAACCAAAATGGTCCTTTTTGATTTGTACATATCCAAACATCTGCTAATGATTATTATAATGATTATACCAGTTTTTCATCTCATTTACAAATTACGTCCCAAGACTAAAAACGTCACGCATTTACAAATTATATCCAGTAACTTTTCACTGTTCAATCTTTCATTCAACCAATTAAATACAGAGAGATAAAAAGTACTACAAAACAAACTAACCGCAATACTTGTCAACTGATTTAGCACTTTTGGGTTTTTGTAGAGAAAACCAAGTAGGCGGTAAATTCTGATTTTCCTCATCAGCAACAGACCAAACAGGTATTTTCACTTTACCAACTAAATCTCCATAaacattaaagaatcttgaatcaTCATGATGTTGATATACAGAAAGAACAAGTTCTTCCTCTAAATCATAAACCCTGAACACAAACTCTTCATTCCAGACAGGGTTCTTAGTATTCTTCAACACCCTTGTCTTTGACTTGAATTTCCCAACTTTTAACTTCACATATGAGTCCTCAACTGCCCAATCCTTGCCTTCCAACAAATACACATAAATTCTCATTTTCTTCAATCAAGTGCAGTTTTTTTTGTTGCTTTGGTGTGAGGGAAAGAGACATGTACAAATTATAGAAAAGGAAGTGCATGTGCATATTGTACTTTCTTGGTGGTTAACTTGTAGTTGAAGGATGAAGAGAGAGAAGTCATTTTGAAGCCGTGAAGAAACGTgtgttggtttggaaattgaCACGATGGATGGAGATTgtgtcatttttggaaaataagaggAAGCGGTTTGAAAAGTCACGCACGGGACTTTGCTTGAATTGTATAGCGTTTTACTAGTTTATCTTCTTTTTGGCAGGGGAGAAGTGGTGAGTGGATGTTGCTTTGACTAATACtgacaaaaaaaaatttgaaaaaaactcTTCTTATTTCAATTTAATAACAACAAACCACCATGTCCGGTGTAATCCTTCACTTTAGGGAgggagagtagagtgtacgcaaatcTTACACTTATCTTGTGAAGCTATAGAGTTTGTTTCGGAAAAAGTCTCGGTTCAAGTTGCGCATATCAAAAGCAATATGAAAAAGAACACAAAAGTAAAGAGGACGTAGCAAATAATAGGAAAAACATTACATAGCATTCAGAAAAAGGAATCTtatgtgtctttttttttttctagtctatttaaaaaaagaatgtcacttttACACTAAATAACTCTTTAATTCTAATATTCTAGATAGCCGATTTAAGATTACAAAATTCAAAAAGTATTTTAGCATGCATATTCATTTTTAATTTAATACTataaattttaaagaaaattcttACTTTCTTACATTTCAAATTCTTACTTTCTTACATTTCATGTTTAATCAAATTAAATCACGAAATAAACGGATGGAGTATTAAGAAACATCAAACAAACACTTCTTCTTCTTGATCAAGGGTCGGTATGGAACTACAAATTATGGGAATTAAATGGAATAATGAAGAGGAAAATAAAAGCTCTTAACGAAACTCAGATGAATAGAATTAGCTTGGAGCAGTATTCAAGAAGAAGATGGAAAACTCTTGGTATATCCAAGTTATGTAAAATCAACTAGGCACTAAATAGCCAACATAAAAAAGGGCGGCTGCCAAATGCTTTAGGCGAAGCTTGATTACAACATTGACCAAATGCTACCAGGCCATAAAGTTGTTATCTAGACGTAGCGATCTGGGAAATAAATATACTGTAGCAGTATACTTGGCTATTCATGTTGATTTTGGAGTCGAAAAGCAGGTAAAATTTACTTTGATAAAATCAAATATAACTAACAAGCTGAATAACTAGAATTTGAATCTTTTTCACTGCTTCATCTATTTTAACAATAGCTGTTtttaattgaaaattttaatCTTAATTAAAGGCTTCAGAATTGAGTCTTTGAAAAGAAAAACTTCTAATAAGAAGATCGTTGCATTTTTACTTTTTTGTGTGTATTAACGTAAGCAGTTTTTCTGTCTTAAATTTGGTATTTGATTGAGTCATATTTGAGAAAAAGTAAAATCAAGCTATTGGTCAGGTTACGTATTCTCTTAAGTCGGCTTCTTACTTGGGAGGATTTTATTTTGATCATATCTAGTATATAAAATTTGCTTCGATCTGATATTGCGACCTTAATGATCATCGAAATTAATTAAATCAATAAATTCAAATTTCAAACCATTATTATAGGAAAAATAAGATGGCCACTTTTTCTGTGTCAAAAGGTAATAGTGAGCGAGACACGAGAATATATGCCTTCATGGAACTCTGATTGTCCCTTTCCCCATGGAAAAACATGTATTGGACAACAACGCTTGATTTCGAAAAACAAAGCTTGATTTCGAAAACTTTATCCCATGTGAAAGAAAGTTCCCAAAAATTCCTAAAATCCAAAAGATTGCCACAAAGAAGGTTCAAACTAcctataaaataaaatgaaaggttCAAACTTGCTTCTTACCGTTGAATCATGCAGTGGGCAAGTATTTTACTTTCTGTATCATTCAAAAAATGGCGCCTATTCAAACGCTTGCCGTTTTAAAGAAAAATTCATATAATTTTGGACTAAATGCATAAATAGCCATTAAGTTGGCGTCATCTTATagataaatatttttattttgtcaaTAATTAACTAGACACTTTACTTGGCATAAATGTGTCTCGTGACATACTAGTCCACCGGACTTCACGCGTGACTTACATTGTGGCTAACGTGTCGCATAGATAAATCAAGGAATGCAACGTGTAACTTTTTTAAAACAGCTTTTTTTAAACAGtaatactaatttttttttgagaaaattggaAGTTTatggaaatttaagaaaaaacaCAAAAAAGAATCCCTCTCCTTTTCCCATTTCTATTTTTCATAACTCACTCCCTTCCCGCTCAATCCTCCTCTCTTCTTCTTCCAAAATCCCTCCGGCCCCCAACTTCACTTGCATTTGCTCTATCATTTCCCCCTTCTTATTCTTCTAAAATTCCTCTTCCCTTATAGTATCTTTAAATGAATTTGAATTGAATATTATATTGAAACTCGAGGTTGAAGACGACGTCATGTTTGTACCCTTCATTGTATACCGTATACATCAccatgtatatttgtgtatatcacaTTGTATAAACATTTTATCTCATgtatattatggatatatgtgtaAATCAATGAAAAGTTGTGTGTGATATACACTAAATTAAGCACATACAACGTGATATACACATGTCGTGGCAGTGTCCATGAAAATCAGTGTGGTATACCATTATATGCACAATACACAATATGGTACACATATGTCGCTAATGCGTTTTCTCGGTCTAATTTTTAATTGAACCAAATCAAAATCACTTCTGTTTTTTCAAAATTTATATGTAGCCTCGTCGAGATGTTTCAACTAATTTCACACATACCCATTCAATCctacaaaagaagaagaagctgaagaaagttgaaatttgttttttctgtctttttctctttatttttgcTTCTAGTTTTCTCTGATCTGAGAAGAAAAGTGCTACATTAATTTTGGAAggaaatatatttcaaacatATAATTAGGAGGGGAATATTCAGAATCTCATATTATCAAAGTCGGTTTCCATGGGATATAGCTATACGAtgttaatatttttttcttttttgttttttttgcttCAATTGCTAAATATATTCTTGGCAAAAAATAAACCAATATTTATGGGAGGTTATGTATAGCCGTATAGGTGTCAATCAAGAGCTCtaaaaatgttgattgaactttttaccTTTCAttaaatgttgattgaactttttatCTTTCATtacaaaattgtcatttactcTTTTCCTAGAATTATTATTTAATAAAAACTACAATTAAAACCTGGCTtattttggaaaaagaaaaaaaaaaggaacggcCTGGTTTTTTACAAAAGAAAATTCGCCGTAAGCTTAACCCTACTAGGAGtcctttattaaaaacaaaaaacttaATAAGAACTACCTTATTTAAAATACCTTACATCCTTTACGTTGTTGCTCTTCATTTTATAGACAACTGAGGCAACAAGGCCATTACATGACTTTTGGTAAATGTGCTCTATAGCTAATTCACTGATTTTTGTTTGGTTCTttcttttttctgtttttttttttttttggggtagaTTCATGCTCTTCTAAATTGTTTCATCTATCCACTTGTGAGCTCAAATGTATTAGTCACAATAAATCTAAATCTTACCTTGGTTTTCCAGTTTCCTTACAATTGTTTGGTTAATTAAAACCAAAGAGAACATCATATTATCCTATGAATATAACTTCAAAGCACACAGATCAATCCTCCATATCTCAAATTTATTGTGAAGTGGATACTCCAATAAGAAGAGGCGTGTTGGGCtaaacggtccaaagatactcttaacacgatgtgatattgtccgctttgggccaagcccgcacagttttccccaaaaggcctcacatcattaagagtatctaaCTCTTTATAAatagcttctttttcttttcagctatcaatgtggtacttGTTTGCGCACCCAACAATCTCTCCCTCGAATTAAGTTTCACGTGGCTCATTATCATACCATGGGTCAGAGATTCAACAGGTCTGTGTATCACCCACACTGTCAGAGTATTTACgtcaccgaagcccaaaggctgtgaatgcgtcttcaaagctacgggtaaaggtcgtaaaccggcccatagacgAGCAAAGGCACTAAGCCGGGCCCCACGCTACACTCCGCtatcttcatactcgtcccgccaaaccattggctctgatatcagttgttgggctaaacggtccaaagatactcttaacacgatgtgatattgtccgctttgggccaagcccgcactgtttttcccaaaaggcctcacatcattaagagtatccaactccttataaatagcttctttttctttt
The nucleotide sequence above comes from Lycium barbarum isolate Lr01 chromosome 3, ASM1917538v2, whole genome shotgun sequence. Encoded proteins:
- the LOC132632594 gene encoding C2 and GRAM domain-containing protein At5g50170, which codes for MRIYVYLLEGKDWAVEDSYVKLKVGKFKSKTRVLKNTKNPVWNEEFVFRVYDLEEELVLSVYQHHDDSRFFNVYGDLVGKVKIPVWSVADEENQNLPPTWFSLQKPKSAKSVDKYCGKILLTVSLHGKGKDLSTNHVSHVNPTNETSKEIEVTNISSQDFHGFAAHTKKMSEGKHLIKNIACHFEKLFGKNEEAKKSDEEESKKDDSSDISTITSDYEDCPREEPPVSHNFEELIERMRPTSEDKEMPGDLQGGVLLDQTYIVTSKDLNVLLFAPDSQFRKDLAEFQGTTDVQEGPWTWKSDDMCVTRVVTYIKAASKLVKAVQATEEQTYIKADGKEFSVFVTVSTPDAPYGSTFKIELLYKIMPGQQESSGGESTRLVVSWSINFNQNTMMKSMIEGGARQGLKESFDQFAEALARKLKVTTARSVFEKDRVLASLQTEQQSDWEMAKAYFWNITVVSTIFMILYAFAHILLSEPTKLQGLEAHGFDLPDSIGEIITSGILVLQLERVYYMVSRFVEARLRRGNDHGVKAQGDGWVLTVALIEGMNLASLDPTDFPDPYVVFTCNGKTRTSSVQLQTLDPQWSEILEFDAAEEPPSVLDVEVFDFDGPFDQASSLGHAEINFLKHTSEELADIWVPLEGRIAQSSQSKLHLRIFLDNNNGVETIRDYLTKMEKEVGKKLNLRSPHKNSTFQKLFGLPPEEFLINDYSCSLKRKMPLQGRIFLSARIVGFYANLFGHKTKFFFLWEDIEDVNVVSPSWSTMGSPALEIILRKGRGVDAGHGAKCQDEEGRLHFYFHSFVSFNVASRTIIALWRARTLPPDQKAQIVEEQQEEDEKIAFSEDTASYMVVEDVEMSKVYSAELPLNVKSLMRMFDGGDLEQRVMSKSGCLNYATTSWETVAPDVSERQVSYKYNRFISIFGGEVTSTQQKSPIANGAGWIVNEIMALHDVPFGDQFRVQFRYQIEDATSVHNSCKCDVSVGVMWQKNTKFEQRITRNIIGKFTTRVKDILELVEREILLSS